A genome region from Myripristis murdjan chromosome 16, fMyrMur1.1, whole genome shotgun sequence includes the following:
- the LOC115374353 gene encoding protein asteroid homolog 1-like — protein MGIQGLTSFIKANSHIYRDVQFRDSRLVVDGRNLPFHLYCSASLEQTYGGDYAAFADLIERFVKALRGCGIQPYVVLDGGDDHTDKKLETKKQRAEALIQAAHEKSLGKQTKENILPLMCISLFRRTLVRLEVPVALSFSEADQEVAALASEWQCPVLSKDSDFYIFDLPAGLLPIPHFQWEVAAQRGYVPCKKYTASSFCSFYNIQRRVLPAFAALAGNDYVKLRDMGVTLHVRAHEKTRSGYLEALLRWLRGFQEPQEALVASLRLMGEVSRQKEAEVLQRLSVGMEEYQLPPSALGRFFTDGTVPPFPPEDQALVPDWFRLPFTEGRLNKAILNVLRLRRVRLPAVVEHKDLPSSHLTSRPIRQVMYGLLLGEEEVEENDREGLLLASFKVRPVCRGAAGQLSLDSLDKAELSQRVRVLTEVLEVVPSCFQGVEPHLRLLVAVICYWMQNASPTPHQHLLQALLLGLVENTDATPSLDQDVAHAFNQWQSCVMFSMQLNQLLGVPLPEPQGTWLYEGKLFHQLVHSLRRGMQPERLLTPSSLELYRTLLATVQQARHRRTTHSLEDLTANLEQLHLPDEDKEAATADQGGD, from the exons ATGGGGATTCAAGGCTTGACCAGCTTCATCAAGGCCAACAGTCACATCTACCGGGACGTCCAGTTCAGGGACAGCCGGCTGGTGGTGGATGGCCGTAACCTGCCGTTCCATCTGTACTGCAGCGCGAGTCTTGAGCAGACGTACGGCGGGGACTATGCTGCGTTTGCGGACCTGATCGAGAGGTTCGTCAAAGCGCTGAGGGGCTGCGGGATCCAGCCCTACGTGGTGCTGGACGGAGGCGATGACCACACTGATAAGAAGCTGGAAACCAAGAAACAACGAGCCGAGGCACTGATCCAAGCAGCCCATGAAAAGTCACTGGGCAAACAGACCAAGGAGAACATCCTGCCGCTGATGTGCATCTCGCTGTTCAGACGGACTCTGGTCCGGCTGGAGGTCCCGGTGGCCCTGTCCTTCTCAGAGGCAGACCAGGAGGTCGCCGCCCTGGCAAGTGAGTGGCAGTGTCCGGTGCTCTCCAAAGACAGCGACTTCTACATCTTTGACCTGCCGGCGGGGCTGCTGCCCATCCCCCATTTCCAGTGGGAGGTGGCGGCGCAGAGAGGCTACGTCCCCTGTAAGAAATACACCGCCTCCAGCTTCTGCTCCTTCTACAACATCCAGCGCCGCGTCCTGCCCGCCTTCGCCGCGCTGGCTGGGAACGACTATGTGAAGCTGCGGGACATGGGGGTGACCCTCCACGTGAGAGCCCATGAGAAAACCAGATCAGGCTACCTGGAGGCGCTGCTCCGCTGGctgaggggcttccaggagCCCCAGGAGGCCCTGGTGGCATCACTGAGGCTGATGGGGGAGGTGAGCAGGCAGAAAGAGGCGGAGGTCCTGCAGAGATTGTCTGTGGGCATGGAGGAGTACCAGCTGCCTCCCAGCGCCCTGGGCCGGTTCTTTACTGATGGGACAGTGCCTCCCTTCCCTCCGGAGGACCAGGCTCTGGTCCCGGACTGGTTCCGCCTGCCTTTCACCGAGGGCCGGCTGAACAAAGCCATCCTGAACGTGCTGCGGCTGAGGAGGGTCCGCCTTCCTGCCGTGGTGGAGCACAAAGACCTGCCCAGCTCCCATCTCACCTCCCGGCCGATCCGCCAGGTGATGTACGGGCTGCTGCTgggcgaggaggaggtggaggagaacgACCGGGAGGGCCTCCTGCTGGCCAGCTTCAAGGTCCGGCCGGTCTGCCGAGGAGCCGCTGGGCAGCTGAGCCTGGACTCCCTGGATAAG GCGGAGCTCTCACAGCGTGTCCGGGTGTTGACGGAGGTTCTGGAGGTGGTGCCGTCCTGTTTTCAGGGCGTGGAGCCTCACCTGCGCCTCCTGGTGGCTGTTATCTGCTACTGGATGCAGAATGCGAGCCCCACTCCACACCAGCACCTGCTGCAGGCtctgctgctgggactg GTGGAGAACACAGATGCTACACCCAGTCTGGATCAAGATGTGGCTCACGCCTTCAACCAGTGGCAGTCCTGTGTGATGTTCAGCATGCAGCTCAACCAGCTGCTGGGCGTCCCTCTGCCTGAGCCTCAGGGTACCTG GTTGTATGAGGGAAAGCTGTTCCACCAGCTGGTCCACAGCCTGAGGAGGGgaatgcaacctgagcgtctccTGACGCCCTCCAGCCTGGAGCTCTACCGAACCCTGCTGGCCACCGTGCAGCAGGCCCGGCATAGGAGAACCACACACAGTCTGGAGGATCTGACCGCCAACCTGGAGCAGCTGCACCTCCCGGACGAAGACAAGGAGGCAGCGACGGCAGACCAGGGTGGAGACTGA